Proteins from one Nakamurella multipartita DSM 44233 genomic window:
- a CDS encoding VOC family protein — MANLVVHFEIHASEPPLLIKYYGGLLGWKFTQFGDMPYWAIDTGEGAIGLNTPGTGINGGLTQRQGPAPGRGAAVNGCNFVVGVEGNVDDLFQKGLDLGGTEALPLSDMQGIGRVGYLHDPDGNIFGLISPVLSDGTTVTGG; from the coding sequence GTGGCGAACCTGGTCGTGCACTTCGAGATCCATGCGTCCGAACCGCCGTTGCTCATCAAGTACTACGGTGGGCTGCTCGGCTGGAAGTTCACCCAATTCGGGGACATGCCGTACTGGGCCATCGACACCGGCGAAGGTGCGATCGGGCTCAACACGCCCGGAACGGGCATCAACGGCGGACTCACGCAGCGGCAAGGTCCGGCGCCGGGCCGGGGAGCAGCCGTGAACGGCTGCAACTTCGTCGTCGGGGTCGAGGGAAACGTTGACGACCTGTTCCAGAAGGGGCTCGACCTCGGCGGCACCGAAGCACTGCCATTGTCGGACATGCAAGGCATCGGTCGGGTTGGCTACCTGCACGATCCCGACGGGAACATCTTCGGGCTCATCTCGCCCGTCCTGTCTGACGGCACCACCGTCACGGGCGGGTGA
- a CDS encoding permease — translation MDAILDALAAAGSMAWQMLWALILGFTLSAVIQAVVRKSAIVRLLGDARPRTLATAAGLGACSSSCSYAAVALARSLFRKGADFTAAMAFEIASTNLVIELGVILALLLGWQFTLAEFVGGPLMIVFVAVLFRLILRERLVRSARGQADRGVAGAMEGHAAMDMSIQQKGSFTERLFSGPGYTAVAHVFVMEWAAILRDLIIGLLIAGAMAAWVPTDFWNRLFLADEPVWSALWGPLIGPIVAVASFVCSVGNVPLAAVLWNGGISFGGVVAFLLADLLILPILNIYRRYYGLRMMLVVTAVFYASMVAAGYCVELIFGVANLIPDSRDATVLHTGVSWNYTTWLNIAALVLAGALVLRFLRTGGPHMLTRMQSSGRSSARS, via the coding sequence GTGGATGCCATCCTGGACGCACTGGCCGCCGCCGGATCAATGGCTTGGCAGATGCTCTGGGCGTTGATTCTCGGGTTCACGTTGTCCGCGGTGATCCAGGCCGTGGTGCGAAAGTCCGCCATCGTCCGCCTCCTGGGTGACGCTCGGCCGCGCACGCTGGCCACTGCGGCCGGCCTAGGCGCCTGCTCGTCGTCCTGCTCCTACGCGGCGGTTGCGCTAGCCCGGTCACTGTTCCGCAAAGGCGCGGACTTCACCGCCGCGATGGCGTTCGAGATCGCCTCCACCAACCTGGTCATCGAACTCGGGGTGATCCTGGCCCTGCTGCTGGGCTGGCAGTTCACCCTCGCCGAGTTCGTCGGCGGGCCACTGATGATCGTCTTCGTCGCAGTGCTCTTCCGCCTGATCCTGCGTGAGCGGCTCGTCCGGTCGGCCCGGGGTCAGGCCGATCGGGGGGTGGCCGGTGCGATGGAAGGTCATGCCGCGATGGACATGTCCATTCAACAGAAGGGATCCTTCACCGAACGGCTTTTCTCCGGTCCCGGATACACCGCTGTCGCCCATGTGTTTGTGATGGAGTGGGCGGCCATCCTCCGGGATCTGATCATCGGTCTGCTGATCGCCGGCGCGATGGCTGCATGGGTGCCCACCGACTTCTGGAACAGGCTGTTCCTGGCCGACGAGCCGGTCTGGTCGGCGCTGTGGGGACCCCTGATCGGACCCATCGTGGCGGTGGCCTCGTTCGTCTGCTCCGTCGGCAACGTCCCGCTCGCCGCGGTGCTGTGGAACGGCGGCATCAGTTTTGGCGGCGTCGTGGCGTTCCTTCTCGCAGATCTGCTCATCCTGCCGATTCTGAACATCTACCGCCGCTATTACGGCCTGCGGATGATGCTGGTGGTGACCGCAGTCTTCTATGCGTCCATGGTCGCGGCCGGCTATTGTGTCGAACTGATCTTCGGAGTGGCCAACTTGATTCCCGACTCGCGGGATGCAACGGTCCTGCACACCGGCGTCAGCTGGAACTACACCACCTGGCTCAACATCGCCGCGCTTGTCCTCGCCGGCGCTCTCGTCCTGCGGTTCCTGCGCACCGGCGGACCGCACATGCTCACCCGGATGCAGAGCAGCGGACGCTCCTCGGCCCGATCTTGA
- a CDS encoding F0F1 ATP synthase subunit epsilon: MADMQVDLVAAEREIWSGRAQIVVARTVEGDIGIMPGHAPLLGRLREGFAARIVEPEGNVLSVAVHGGFLSVTKEGVAILAEDAELREEIDVTKARAAYERAKAQGTNSAEAEAELRRARAQLLAFGEPI; the protein is encoded by the coding sequence ATGGCGGACATGCAGGTCGATCTGGTTGCGGCGGAGCGAGAAATCTGGTCCGGGCGCGCCCAGATCGTGGTCGCGAGAACCGTAGAGGGCGACATCGGCATCATGCCCGGCCATGCCCCGCTCCTTGGGCGTCTTCGGGAGGGATTCGCCGCCCGGATCGTCGAGCCGGAAGGGAACGTGCTCAGCGTCGCCGTTCATGGTGGGTTCCTGTCCGTCACCAAGGAAGGAGTCGCCATTCTGGCCGAGGACGCCGAACTGCGCGAAGAGATCGACGTCACCAAGGCTCGCGCAGCGTACGAGAGGGCCAAGGCTCAGGGCACCAACTCGGCCGAGGCAGAGGCCGAACTCCGACGCGCTCGCGCACAACTACTTGCTTTCGGCGAACCCATCTGA